The genomic segment TATCCAGTTTTTGTGAATGTTGTGTGGTGGTGTGCTCTGACATTTTTCTAACGTAAAATATATGCGTCAGCTTAATAAAGATTGGGAAGCAGTTTTCAGGATAGGATAGGGTGTGGCGTAagtgcaataaagaaaaaaaagttgcaaaatgTAGCAAACATTCCATGAGCTACCTTTTTTTCAGTGTCATCATTACCAATAGAGACAATGTAAAATATACAACAGCTGGGAGATCAGCTGATTCCTAGCCAATTTTCGAACTACTGTATCGTTATCTTTGAAATGTAGGTTATGCCTTGTTTGACCGCCTACCTGTTTACTGTCATTTTCTTCGTGTGCATGTTTCTGACTGTGCTCCTCTCATCTCTCCTTGTCCTTTCTCTGCTGTATGGGGCAGTGGAGCCTCAAGTTGTGTAAGGGGCCTCTAATGATTGTACCCTGGAGATTCTGCCTAACAAAACTTATGCAGACATGTGACATGGCCAGGAAACAGAATTTGAACAATCGCATTGACCTTCATTCATCAAATCTTGGCCACTCTTGTAATAGAAGCCGTGCCTCAATTATCAGTGAGTGCGTTGTCTGTCCTCTCTCTCatccctgtaaaaaaaaaaaggaaaaaaaagaaaagtggtgTCACTAGGCAGCTGTTACCATCATATGTCAGGGTCGACAGTATTACAAATCATATTGGTGAATTATCGCAATATAATAGTAAAAGTTATAGACTAATACAGAGATTCTGAACTGGTGGGTCAGGGCCCTATTTTGGGTGGGTCGCGAACAGCTAGTCAAAATTTCTATTGGTCATACCCATATTCAGATGTTTTTCAGAGGCATACCAAGATCCCACATGGACCATATGAGGTAAGTGTTACTCACTTGTGCTCCTGTCACTAGTTTAGTCCgtaaacaaaaacagtgcagctcagcctcatGACTAGATATATGCTTTCATCAGTATTggaaatttatatttttaaaccaaaaaaaaagctttattttccttaacttctataaaagtgggtcgtGACTTTGCAAGAGTAGGAAAATGCGgatcccagggtgacaacagttgtgAACCACTGGACTAATATGTTGGATTCAATAAATCAAGTTGAAGACATTAGCGACAGAAGCAGAATTGTAGCAGGAATAAATGTGCCAATTATATGAACTCAATCTGCTAAGAAGTAACGCTTGTCAAAAATGTAGAGCTCGATTGTAAATTTGAACTTTAACTTGGAATTTGTCTCGAGTTGTGGTACTCTCCAGGCCTGCAGGTGGTGCTAAAGTGCCTCATGCAGTAAGTAGTTTCTCACAcgcaatcaatcaataaattcagtagtttttacattattttggtAACGCGGAAAACATAGGACACGCAGTTGAAATCATAACCTGCTGCCTCACACTTGACAGATatacaagaaaaatgttttgaaaaataaaaggccttctcataaaaaataaaataaataaataaacagtccTGGTATTCTCTGCCACAGAGTAAATGTTTATCTGGGGTTTGTGACATTGTTGTTACTGCAGTTAACCACCTTTTTACCCCCCACGTGAAAACACTACTGGTTTCTTGCCCTTGAAACACAATTCGTATTAAAGGCCGTTAAGAAAAATTTTAGTTACAAACGTTAAGTGAAAGGAAAGAGTCGGACATTTCGGCAATGCCTGCCAAAAGGTTAATTGGTGCCTCTGGAAGTTTACTACTCAGGGCATCTGATAGAAGCACGTAGAAGAGTGGGAAGGGCAGCTGTTAATCTCCCACAATTCTTCCCAGTGCGATAAGACGGACTTTCATATTAAAATTGATGTAACTGTAAGCGGCGGGACTCCCTTGCTGAATGCacaattatttttccaaaaatggGGTGAAATTAAAGTGAATTTTGGAGTTTACAAAAAGCATTGGCGTTCAGTTTCCCTCTAGCCTAAAAAACACTAATAGCTCCACTTTGACGTTTGTTCTTGCCAGTTGAGCTTGTCAGAGCCGCCGGTGCTGTCTCTAAAtataaaacactaaataaaacATACCTCCACGCTCCCTCAGCATCCAGGGTGTTTTAGAGGCCTTCACGGATGTCGGTCGGCCAATCAAAACATCGCTCTTACGGCGGATCAAGGTCACAGCACGTTGGGGGCTCTTGTGTGTGTTCATGATGCCACATTctctatatttgttttaaaagtccAAAGCCCATCTCCATCTTGTGTCCATTAGCTGGCAAGCAACTCACCTCCAGGCTTTCTCTGGAGGTGCTTgtgaaatattcatttaaaaaggaaaaagtttcattttcagaaagaaaagaggCTAGGCATTCCTCAAACCGGCCGGTGTGGGACCAGCGAGTGCTGCTTGGAGAAGAGAGGAAATATTAACCACGTAAAAGGCATAAGTGCACCCGGACACGGCTGTTATGTCCCATTCATTTTTTAAGCGGGAGCCcatctgctaagtctttctcccaaaatgcacattttcccTGCATGGCTGCGAGGTGGAAAACATCTCAGATTTGTGCTGACAAACTTCATTTATGGCAAAGTGCCTTCTGAAGGGAACGCGTGTCGTGATATCATTGACGGCCATTTAAAGAGGACATTTTCCGGTGCCGGCAccgtgggcgactggttagagcgtcagccgcacagttctgaggacccgggttcaatccccggccccgcctgtgtggagtttgcatgttctccccgtgtctgcgtggggtttctacgggcactccggtttcctcccacatcccaaaaacatgcattaattggagactctaaattgcccgtaggtgtgactgtgagtgcgaatggttgtttgtttgtttgtatgtgccctgcgtttggctggcaaccagttcagggtgtaccccgcctcctgcccgatgatagctgggatcggctccagcacgcccgcgaccctagtgaggaaaaacggctcagaaaatggatggatggatggattttccggTGCCTCTGCAGCCATGTGAAAATTCTTCGTGCTGAGTCAGGCTCCTTCTAATTGCGTGACGGGAAGTGTGCCAATTAGTAATAGTGTTGTTTAATTATCTGTTAATGAAAGCAATAATGTTTGTGCAGTATGAGTTGGGAAAAGGAACAGGTGAATAATGAAAGATGTAATTGCTGTTTATGAGGCTGTCGGGGGGAATATAAAGACCTGACAGATTACCCGTAATCTCTCGAAAGTTGTTATTTATGTACAGTTTCATTGCTCTTCATCATTGCTCACATTTGCAACATAATTCTGTTTTGCCGTCAGCAAAATCAGTTTCCTGATGTCAAATCACTCGAAAACCATCTGCTGAAGTCATGTTTCGTCATCGCCTTCTAATTTGTTGCTCGCGCATGTCGCGACATTAGTACGTCAAGTTTTTGTGTTGGCTTTAGGGAAGGCAGCGATGGTGCTGAGAAGCACAAGACTCGCATTTTCACTGCACTTGCCGGGCTCCTTAATCACTGTGGAATAGGTCATTTGCAATAACGGTTAACAGGCATCAGAAGACTCAATTTGCTTTTGTCACTCAGTTGCCAATGACTGTGGTAAACACATCAAGTTTAGGCCAGAAAAGCCTTGGATGCATCACTATGTCGATAGCCCATCGTGAATCACAGGCTGCAGCAGTCTGTTAGTAAAGACACTGTGTCCAGCACAAGTCTCACAGGGCACAAATGTTGGCTTAAATGGCTCAAATGTATAGTTTTATTTCTGAATTAGGGATGACCATTTGGAATAGTGTTCCCTACTTTATGACAGTAATTGCACACAAGTCATAGCCTCAGACTGCatttacaataatacaatattGATGTGCTAAATTCAAGGGATAACCTGCTCCTTTTCACTCTTTACCAGTCTGTTGCCTTGCAACCAAGGCATGGGAAAGTCTCCCGATGAAAGTTCAGAATTTTTGTTATGATGAAGTATTGTGTTGACCAGATCTTGTTGAGACTATCCGCCGCATGTTGCTACACAACCAAATTTCCACCGAATAAAACTGCATGTCACTaatttctcaatgtctttcatttgttgttttagtataCATGCCTGATGATGGAGACACTGCTCTTCACGACTCAATCATCGAGGAAGATGGAGAGAATGGCACCCTGACAGAAGAGGATTTCCCAGAGAAGACCAGCCCCAAAGTGTCTGAGGACCATGAGCTGGACAACAAGAGTGCCAACAGTTACAGCAACCAGAACTCTCCCGCCAGTCTCCTGTCGACCCAAGATGCAGAGCTGGAATCGCACCTCAGCGACACCTGTGACAGACTCTCTGACTTCAAGAACTCCTCGCCACGCAAGGGCCAGCCAGAAGACCACAGCTCTAAACGCAAAGATGACACGGGCAACAGCTTGCAGAAAATGAGGGCAGCCTATGCAAACTTTCTTTCAGATTCCTACTGGACAGGAGTTAGGACGGAATTGAAATTGGGCAAAGACAACAGCAAAGCCAACTGTGACAGCACCAACGGAAGCGCCAAAAGTGAGTTCGACTGGCACCAGGATGCTCTGTCGAAGACCCTGCAGCAGACTGTCTCCCCGAAGCCTACGTCCAAACCCAACCTCTTCAGTTCGGTCCACCTGTACCGGCAAAGCAGCAAACCCTGCGCTTCAGTATTCACAGGTGCCAGCCGTTTTCGCTGTAAGAACTGCAGTGCTGCATATGACACCCTAGTAGAGCTAACGGTTCACATGAACAAGAGTGGCCACTACCAGGACAATAATCTCAGCAAACAGAGTAATTCTTCGGCCTCGTCCTCTAAATCAAAGAAACGCAGTATGCAGGATCTGGAAGGGAAGGAGGATGCACAGAAAGTTCTAAAGTGCATGTTCTGTGGGCATTCTTTTGACTCACTCCAAGATTTGAGCgtccatatgatcaaaactaaGCATTACCAAAAAGTGCCTTTAAAGGAGCCAATACCAGTAATCACACCCAAACTACTGCCACCAGCAAAGAAGCGGGCATTCGAAACCGCCAGGCCGTGCTCCCCTGACTCTACAACCGGTGCATCCGGGTACGGCGACATCCAACGTGCTGGTGCAGTTTCGAATGCAAACAATAATCGCTATGGCTATCAGAATGGCGCAAGTTACACATGGCAGTTTGAGACGTGCAAATCTCAGATTTTGAAATGCATGGAGTGCGGAAGCTCCCATGACACCCTGCAACAACTCACCACACACATGATGGTGACTGGGCATTTCATCAAGGTTACCAATTCTGCTTCCAAGAAGGGTAAACAGCTAGCACTTGACCCCCTGGCCGTGGAGAAGATCCAGGTGTTAGCTGAGCCCACTGCCAGTGAACCAGACGGAGAAAAGttatcccccaaaaatgtttcccCTGCAAGCATcgagagggacggccaaggggAGAGTGCAGCAGATAAAACGGAAGTAACTGAAGCAAAAGATGACAAGCAAGAAAGTGAAGATCAAAAGGCAGGAAATGGGAAATTTAAGTACCCTTATCTCCGGGAGGAAGATCTGGAACAGGATTCTGGTGGAGGGGGTGACATTCTTAAGTCTTTAGCCAACACAGTGGCCTCGGCCATCAATAAAGCTCAAACAGGGACGCCGAGCTGGAGTGCCTACCCGAGCATTCACGCTGCCTATCAGATCTCTGGCATTATCAAAAGCACCCCTGTCACAGCTGTGCCGCCTCCCGCTCAGCTGAAGCAGACCTTCCACCAAAAGCTGAGGGCACTCGCCCCAAAGGGGAAGTATGGTGCCATGGGCCTTGAGAGTCCCCAGGGGGGACATAAAAACTTTGGCATCAAACAAGAAACGGCTGTGATTAGTGATGGGAAAGAAAGTCAAAGTGTGAAGCTTGATCTAATGGAGACAGACGACAGTGATTGTCAGGATGATTCCTCTTTCTCTTCAAAGCCCGATGCCGACTGTGGGAATGATGCGAGTGAGCCGATCAAAGGGAAGCTGAGCCCCAATTTCTCTGACAGGGCCAAGACTCCGAGCCCCTCTGCCAGCACCACAGAGCCTCACAAAGACACTCTGGATAACCTTGCTGTAAACCCTCTTAGTGCTCTACAGTCAGTTCTGAACAATCATTTgggcaaagcaaaaaaaactaataatttgCGAGAAGATAAACTATCTTCTCATATCCAGTCCATTTTTGCTAACACTAACAACTGCAGTGACAACCCCTCACTTATGCTCAGTGATCTGGCAAGGAATAAGCCTAAAAAAAACTTAGTTTTTGCAACTGATGACCAACCAATAGATCTGACTAAATCGAAAAGCAGCAAGCCAAGATCTTTGCTACTACATCCCTCCATCCCGATGCCACAGAAGTACGCTCTGTCTGACATCGCCGACATGGTTAAAGTTCTTCCCAAAGCCACCACACCAAAACCCCCTGTAGCATCTCGTCTTCCAGCCATGAAACTGGAATCAGATGTCAGGCGCTTTGAGGACGTGTCTGCCGAGGTTTACTCCGTCCACAAGCGCAAAGGCCGCCAGTCCAACTGGAATCCTCGCCATCTTCTCATCTTGCAAGCTCAGTTCGCCTCCAGCCTCTTCCTCACCTCGGAGGGTAAGTATCTTCTGTCTGACCTCGGCCCGCAGGAGCGGATGCACATCTCTAAGTTCACGGGACTTTCCATGACCACCATTAGCCATTGGTTAGCAAATGTGAAATACCAGTTGCGGAAAACAGGAGGCACCAAATTCCTGAAGAACATGGACACAGGCCACCCGGTCTTCTACTGTAATGACTGCGCTTCCCAGTTCAGGTCGCCAACAACCTTCATTTCCCACCAGGAGTCCCATCTGGGCTTCCAAATCAAAGACATGTGCAAGATGCCCGTGGAGCATCAGATCAAGATGGACGAAGCGGAGCTCCCGAAGGTCCTCGGCGTCCGAGCATCAGAGACTCTGGTCTCGGAGGAGGATGTTGACTCTAGGTTTAAATGTAAGCTGTGTTGTCGGACATTCGCCAGTAATCACGCCATCAAACTACATTTGAGTAAAACACACAGCAAATCTcctgacaaccattcacagtacGTGGAGATGGACAAGGAATAGTTTTTCATATTATTGACACAGTTATTGTTTTAACACACAGGTTGGACATTTCAACTGTTCCCAGTTAGCATTGTGTAGTACTGTACAACATTTGCTGGCATGGCGGCAAAGACACACTGGTTAGAAAACGTTAGAAGACACAAAGACAAACGTTTGCACCCTGCTACAATGCATCACCAGTAATGAATTCTATTACTGCTTGAAGAAACATAAATGCTGATGTTTGCATGCGTAGCCACGGCTACGActactatttattatttgtatgatATGTCAAGTTTCAATTGTATTTGAAAGGCAACATAATGAAAAGATAACAATTGTACTTTGCAACTTTTGGGATACAGAACACCTGCATACATGTGCAGCAGGTAGCCCTGTACAGATCTGTACAGTTTATTTCTATGTAAAGCTGTTTTGTGTCGCCATAATAGAAGTGAGctagaagagagagaaaggaaGGGGGGGAAagcactttaatgtttaatcatcaattTGGATTCTGTAAAAGTCTCAAAACTGGCTTGAGCATTTCAAAAGCAAAACTATTTCACGCGTAAATtatgtttgaaatgaaaaagacaCACATGCAATGAGGACAAGCTGCAAGACAAATGATACCTGTGATccttgcacctttttttttacatattcaaATAAAGAGTTAACATTTGATAACAGcttatattgttgttgtttttttttcatttaaaataattgactGTGTACAATATATAGTCATGCATGCAACTTGGTACCAATTACAGACTTAACAAGTGCATGTCTCAGTGGTGGAATTTGTATCTTTGATACCTTCAGCAGTTATCACAGGAGACAGTGGCAGCACGTTAATAGccttacatcttttttttcctttttttttttttttttaaatcaaaggaTAAATATAACGTGCTACGACATGACAGCAAGGAAGAGAAATATTCTATTTtggatatatttgttttttttctctctacttTAAAAATAACTCCATTAACTGTCACGTCTCTGCTGATGTGAATGATTCAGTAAcatagaaaatgtttttataattgttttaatcCTGTAAAAATTCAGCACATGTATCATGATGTTGCTAACTCGAAGGGGCATAAAGTGATTATAGAACGTGAACACACCCGTGTGAAAATACCAGCTTTTGTTGATGATTTAAAGAAGAATATGAGAGCCATTCatttccgtaccgcttgtcctcactagggtcgcaggcgtgctgaagcttatcccagctagcttcggccaagaggcggggtacaacctcagctgatcgccagccaatcccatgGCACATAAACGACGAggacggatttgaacccgggtcctcagaactgagaggtagtcgaccaccgtgctgcTGAAAAAGGCATAAGGAAATAATAGTATCTAGAATAATGTTTTGGGTGCTTTTTCAAAAACGCTCACCAATAACCACAGAGGCAGGGGTACACTATAATAAATCTAAATCTGTCTAGTGGAAAATTAAGTACAATTAGTTGGTTGAAGTAACGTGGTAAAAGTGGTTAGCGCGCccgcctcacagatctgaggttGAGGGTTGAAATCCTGGCTTCCTGTGtgaaatttgcatgttcttctttTGCTTGCAacggttttctcctggtactctggcttccatCCACatactgttcagggtcatgAGAAGATGGAGCcagtcccagctgactttggactacaccctgaactggtgcccagtcaatcacagggtggagagacagacaaccatccCTCTCAGATTCAGACCATCACTGAATGGGAAGTGAACCCACTCTTCCTGCAGAGAtgtcagacgagtgtaccactacaccattagtGGCAACTTTAGAAAGAGGTGCATCTCAATCAATTACAATATTGTTGAAAACGTAATTTATTCGAGTGGTTCAATTTCTAAAGTGAAGCTCATATATAGATTCCCTAAacacacagtaaaataattcaaaatattttttttcccaacttttcatttttatatctTACAGCTAACCAAAGGCCAAAATTCACCATCccaagaaatttgaatattacattagaaacatccatccattttctataccggtAATCCTCTTTAGGGTCACGGTCAGGGTTGTGAGAATATGGAGTCTAGCCatgctgactttggacgagaggcagggtacatacagcatggactggtcgccaaccaatcacagggcacatattgaccaACATAGACATACAACcactgacactcacattcacacctaaggacaatttagaatcttttaCAAACGCaggacctctgaactgtgaggcggatgtgcctACCAGTCGGCCAACAATATTATTTCGAGCGTTgaaattaggtaggaattgtgtttaattaatgttttataagttttactttttgcttCGAACTGCTGAATCTAATTAAGCTGCGCCttgatatatataatttttttatttaatgtgtacaaattagcggcacggtggacgacttgttagcacatctgcctcacagttgtgaggacaggggttcaaatcccggcctcagaactgtgtggagtttgtatgttctccccgtacctgattgggttttctccggggactccggttttgtcccacatcccaaaaactgtACGTTTTTGTTGAACTCAACTGTGTTTTGTAGGGGTTTGATACCTTGCTCAGGGGCACCttgacagtaataataataaagataattAGCAGCTCTCCAAAGTCCGAGTTCTTATGGATGAGCTACTGcaagacccccccaccccccagtaagaaagaaagatgttttaattatttttcccaATGTTTTTTCGAGTTGCTGCCTTGCTTTTCGAACATTACAAACACCTCCTATTTAATGGGTGCGTTCTCTAAAGGACATTTTTTAGCTTCTGCAAAATCGCCCAGAATGAAATGGACTTTCAGGCTTCACTCCTCCACAAATGTCGTAAAAACGGCCCTGATGGCAAACAGAGAGGGTGTAAACAACAGCTAATAGTGATGAATATTGGCATGGACTTAAAGTGCCGCGTTTGCTCTGAGGACATTATTAGGAAATGATGGAGCTGCAAGatgcattttattcaattgtggGAACAGGAAGACATTTTAATCCCACAGTAAGAAGCAATGTGACATAAAGGACAACAAGGCCGCATTGTACAATACTTTCTCATCTCCACATAATGGCGTTTAGATGCACCGCCAAGATATTTCCTCATGTCGGCCTTTATTGCTTTTCCGCAAGATGGTATCATAACAATTAAACATATTTCCTCAAGCTCTATTATTTCAAggctattaaaaaataattgcctCCTAAATTCATAAACATTTTATGCAATTCATCTCTTTTTGTCGCAGCAATCAAGTCCTCAATTACTTCAACCCATCAAATCTCTATTTTATAACAGGCGAGTGACATTTGATGGTAAATGGGGGGAAAGCGGCGGCCATTCGAATGCGTGTGACACCGACGTGGCCCCCATTGTTGGAAATGAGCCGGCAATCACCTCGTTCATCAGATGACTCCTAATGCAGTTAAAGTATTCCGCTATAATTTCTGCACGCATTTATAATTACTGTCAAAGAGCCCACACCTCAGTGAGCAGATTAAAGCGATCAATTATTTAAAGCCTTTTTTCTGATTCGTCTGCGAGGCCATTATGTTGGAGAGCCGGCGGCGCTCCTAGGATGCGCTTTGGAGGGAAGCGACGACAAAATATATGAATTTCTTTATGTGGTGGCAGGATTCGGATGTCTTTTCATGGTTAAGTTCTGGAATACGTACAGCTGTAATAGAAACAAGATCTGTTTTTTATATGGCtgtatatttacacacaaatattgtattaacacaaaaaaaatctatttcttTGCTAAACTATATtctataatatactgtatgcagtttTGTAATTAGAAATCTCATGTTGTCAAAATGTGCCATCAGTCTTGAAGTAGTCCTGTTTAAATTTCAAGCACTTTTCAAACCTGGAAAATGCCTCAATAAAATTGGAGCTTTTTACAAGAGATAGCTTTTATCATCGACAACAGATGATGATGCaccatcaacaacaaaaaacaatgatgcAATGAGTACTGTGTCGTATTTTCTCATACAGTATTCATCGAGTATTTGTTTCCTCAGCTGCAGAGAGTAACAGGcaattattaattcattcattttttttttttcattagaacAACTCAGAAGTCTACCAGCATCACGGAATAGATTGTGTTCGACTTGAAAAATTCTACAGTATCTGCCTTCCATTAttagtttttacattttcttttatgggTTGCAACCAATCATCGTTCAGCGCATAGATTGGCCACAAGTACATTTTGGTGACTTGCCGTTTTTCGCTGTAGGCTAATCAAAGAAGACTGCCACCAGCAGTGTAATTGcagaagggagaaaaaaaaaaatacttttcaactAGAATTTGTTCCAATGAGACAAAATCTCGAAATGCATAGCAGGAGAAGTTCATCCACTACAGGCAACGCTGGAGTGCTGTCCTGcattaaataaatagaaaatgcatgtaaacacaaaaaaaaattattattgcaTGCAAACCCGCATCCTTTTGACTGTGTTGCAGACAGTGCCGGCCAGCATTCATTATCGGTTCATTAAAATGGGTTATGTTTTTCAGAATACATGCTACTTGTATAACTAACTACCTTTTACTGgagacatattttacatttgtacaattttaaaacagttcccaagcGTTTTAACAAAAGCTCATTAACATTCTTTGGTCAAAAATGCGCAATCGCTAAaaaatttacagtacatttaatatcCACTTGCAACACTGTGGTCGAAATCACTCATTAATGTTGCATTGGTCACCCCCCGCAGGACGTTAAAACCAGGGCGTTGCTACGAAGCAATTGAAAAAATGCGAGCGCCCATaaaatttgattgtattttcactcgtggaggcagcaccCCGAGCCACCAAATTATACTTGGCAATTAGTGTCGCAAATCCGTGGGTGGGGTGCATGCAAATATAATATCCAAAGTTATGAGCAGCTCGCTTgcagacattttcagaaataagcagccaacaaaacatTCACTTGAGTTGTTtccaagcaattaaaaagtaaattttccataaaatgttcaacttaaaagagcaaaaaatattgacaattATAAAAAGTATCATTAACTTCAGCTAAGTATTTCTGACTGCAGTACATGCATGCCTAAGGGTGGCAGGTCtaaaactgacattttaatGTATCCTACCTAAGTAGCTGGTGCCCTACCATTTTAATTTATAATTTCAAAACACCACTGCCCGTCTCGTACCTTTTGACGTACAGTAGTTAATAAGTGAACAATCAGACGCTTGTCATTAAGCATGCAATGAAATAGTGATTACATGACGCCGATGTGTGGTAATAAAGCTATCCAAATGTGATTGTTGGGCTCCCCGACAAACATTTggggtgtgagtgtgtgcgtgtgcgtgcatgtgtgtgtacagtatgtgtgcctGTGTGACTGTGCTTCCCCCTGCACCGCACAAGCATGGACGCCCTGCATCATCGGGCCTGTGAAGTCGAGGGAGGGGGTTGGTGCGAGGAGGGCGGAGAATGTTCATCAAGTCTGCAGCAGGGTAATGACTAGCTCATGTGTTTAATGAAGGCCTTTAGAACTTGGAGCCATAATGACCCACATCCTGACTCCCCATCCTCCAATTTATCCTCCCTCTGCAGGTTATTACATCCCTTTTCGAGAAATATCCTGCCGAGAGCTTCGTATTGTTCCTTTTCTTTGAGATGATTTCATTTCCTCCTCACcactttgtcaaaaaaaaaaaaacgacaacagaCGAATGTACAGCGGA from the Phycodurus eques isolate BA_2022a chromosome 1, UOR_Pequ_1.1, whole genome shotgun sequence genome contains:
- the LOC133407743 gene encoding teashirt homolog 2 isoform X1, which produces MDGYLNEPCTCDPNLWWSEENEQVYMPDDGDTALHDSIIEEDGENGTLTEEDFPEKTSPKVSEDHELDNKSANSYSNQNSPASLLSTQDAELESHLSDTCDRLSDFKNSSPRKGQPEDHSSKRKDDTGNSLQKMRAAYANFLSDSYWTGVRTELKLGKDNSKANCDSTNGSAKSEFDWHQDALSKTLQQTVSPKPTSKPNLFSSVHLYRQSSKPCASVFTGASRFRCKNCSAAYDTLVELTVHMNKSGHYQDNNLSKQSNSSASSSKSKKRSMQDLEGKEDAQKVLKCMFCGHSFDSLQDLSVHMIKTKHYQKVPLKEPIPVITPKLLPPAKKRAFETARPCSPDSTTGASGYGDIQRAGAVSNANNNRYGYQNGASYTWQFETCKSQILKCMECGSSHDTLQQLTTHMMVTGHFIKVTNSASKKGKQLALDPLAVEKIQVLAEPTASEPDGEKLSPKNVSPASIERDGQGESAADKTEVTEAKDDKQESEDQKAGNGKFKYPYLREEDLEQDSGGGGDILKSLANTVASAINKAQTGTPSWSAYPSIHAAYQISGIIKSTPVTAVPPPAQLKQTFHQKLRALAPKGKYGAMGLESPQGGHKNFGIKQETAVISDGKESQSVKLDLMETDDSDCQDDSSFSSKPDADCGNDASEPIKGKLSPNFSDRAKTPSPSASTTEPHKDTLDNLAVNPLSALQSVLNNHLGKAKKTNNLREDKLSSHIQSIFANTNNCSDNPSLMLSDLARNKPKKNLVFATDDQPIDLTKSKSSKPRSLLLHPSIPMPQKYALSDIADMVKVLPKATTPKPPVASRLPAMKLESDVRRFEDVSAEVYSVHKRKGRQSNWNPRHLLILQAQFASSLFLTSEGKYLLSDLGPQERMHISKFTGLSMTTISHWLANVKYQLRKTGGTKFLKNMDTGHPVFYCNDCASQFRSPTTFISHQESHLGFQIKDMCKMPVEHQIKMDEAELPKVLGVRASETLVSEEDVDSRFKCKLCCRTFASNHAIKLHLSKTHSKSPDNHSQYVEMDKE
- the LOC133407743 gene encoding teashirt homolog 2 isoform X2 gives rise to the protein MPRRKQQAPRRAAVYMPDDGDTALHDSIIEEDGENGTLTEEDFPEKTSPKVSEDHELDNKSANSYSNQNSPASLLSTQDAELESHLSDTCDRLSDFKNSSPRKGQPEDHSSKRKDDTGNSLQKMRAAYANFLSDSYWTGVRTELKLGKDNSKANCDSTNGSAKSEFDWHQDALSKTLQQTVSPKPTSKPNLFSSVHLYRQSSKPCASVFTGASRFRCKNCSAAYDTLVELTVHMNKSGHYQDNNLSKQSNSSASSSKSKKRSMQDLEGKEDAQKVLKCMFCGHSFDSLQDLSVHMIKTKHYQKVPLKEPIPVITPKLLPPAKKRAFETARPCSPDSTTGASGYGDIQRAGAVSNANNNRYGYQNGASYTWQFETCKSQILKCMECGSSHDTLQQLTTHMMVTGHFIKVTNSASKKGKQLALDPLAVEKIQVLAEPTASEPDGEKLSPKNVSPASIERDGQGESAADKTEVTEAKDDKQESEDQKAGNGKFKYPYLREEDLEQDSGGGGDILKSLANTVASAINKAQTGTPSWSAYPSIHAAYQISGIIKSTPVTAVPPPAQLKQTFHQKLRALAPKGKYGAMGLESPQGGHKNFGIKQETAVISDGKESQSVKLDLMETDDSDCQDDSSFSSKPDADCGNDASEPIKGKLSPNFSDRAKTPSPSASTTEPHKDTLDNLAVNPLSALQSVLNNHLGKAKKTNNLREDKLSSHIQSIFANTNNCSDNPSLMLSDLARNKPKKNLVFATDDQPIDLTKSKSSKPRSLLLHPSIPMPQKYALSDIADMVKVLPKATTPKPPVASRLPAMKLESDVRRFEDVSAEVYSVHKRKGRQSNWNPRHLLILQAQFASSLFLTSEGKYLLSDLGPQERMHISKFTGLSMTTISHWLANVKYQLRKTGGTKFLKNMDTGHPVFYCNDCASQFRSPTTFISHQESHLGFQIKDMCKMPVEHQIKMDEAELPKVLGVRASETLVSEEDVDSRFKCKLCCRTFASNHAIKLHLSKTHSKSPDNHSQYVEMDKE